The DNA region GGGCACGGTGTGCTGCGCCAAAAGCGTCGTTTACATATACATCAGCAAGCTCTGCAAATGCTTTTGCCAGTTCAGGGTCATTCTTTTCTTCCCCAGGGTAAAAACGAACATTTTCAAGCAAGATAACATCGCTGTCGTTCATTGTTTCAATTAGAGCTTTAACAGAATCGCCATAGGCTTCATCCGCTTTTTTTACATCTTTTCCAAGCAACTCAGAAAGTTTTACACCAACAGGCGTTAAGCGCATTTCTTCTACTACTTTACCTTTTGGGCGACCAAAATGACTGGCTAAGATTACCTTTGCCCCTTGCTCCATTAAGTATTGAATGGTTGGAAGTGCAGCACGAATTCGTGTTTCGTCTGTAATTTTTCCATCCTGCATCGGAACATTGAAATCAACCCGGCAAAAAACGCGTTTCCCTTTTACATCAACATCTTTTAATGTTTTTTTATTCATACGCAAAAAGCCTCCTTGAGTATTAACTGCTTTAAACCTTAGCCATAAAAAAGGAGAGGGGGAATCTTCCCCGCTCCCCTTTGTCATACCACTAACCATTATAAAGTTCGGATGACAGTTTTACCAATCAAAACCAAAATGGTGATATTCTTTAGGATTAAAGTCCTTTTTTAGCAATGTAATCAATAAGGTCAACAACACGGTTAGAGTAACCAACTTCGTTATCGTACCAAGATAATACTTTTACCATATTGCCTTCAAGAACTAATGTTGATAATGCATCGATCGTAGAAGATGCTGGGCTTCCGTTATAGTCTGTAGAAACTAATGGAAGTTCGCTGTATGCTAAAATTCCTTTTAATGGACCTTCTGCAGCTGTTTTTAATGCTGCATTGATTTCTTCTGCAGTTGCATTCTTATCTAATTCTGCTACTAAGTCAACGATTGAAACGTTAGGCGTTGGAACACGTACGGCCATACCATTTAATTTTCCTTTTAACTCAGGAAGAACTAAAGAAACGGCTTTCGCTGCACCTGTTGATGTAGGAATCATGTTCTCAGCAGCTGCACGAGCACGACGGTAATCTTTATGAGGTAAATCAAGGATTTGCTGATCATTTGTATAAGAGTGAATAGTTGTCATCATTCCACGCTTGATGCCGAAGTTATCATTTAGTACTTTAGCGAAAGGAGCAAGACAGTTTGTTGTACATGAAGCGTTAGATAATACATGGTGATTAGCTGCATCGTATTGATCTTCGTTAACACCCATAACGATGGTAATATCTTCGTTTGATGCTGGAGCTGAAATGATTACTTTCTTCGCGCCTGCTTCAAGGTGTTTTGCTGCATCTTCACGCTTTGTAAAGCGTCCTGTAGATTCAACTACCACTTCAACACCAAGTTCACCCCAGCCAAGTTTAGCAGGATCACGCTCAGCAAGAACCTTTACTTTATTGCCGCCTACGATTAAATAGTCACCATCAACCTTAACATCTTCTTGAAGTGTTCCGTGAACAGTATCATATTTCAAAAGATGCGCTAGCATATTAGCATCTGTTAAATCGTTAATTGCTACAACTTCAACGTTTGATCCTTTTAATGCTGCACGAAGTACGTTACGGCCAATACGACCAAATCCATTAATACCAACTTTAACTGTCATGATTAATTTCCTCCTATTATGAAAAAAGGTTTTTATTTTAAAAAGGGATTAGCCTTTTAATAACTTTCTTGCTGCACCTTCGTCCGTTATTAATATCGTTGATTCCGGTGCTTGTTTCATATAAGCCTTAATTGCTTTTACTTTTGAGCTCCCGCCAGCGACAGCAATCACATTCGGTATTTTAATAAGGTCCTCACGCTGCAAACCAATGGTTGAAACCTTGTGGACAATATCGCCCTTTTCATTAAAATAATAGCCAAACGCCTCACCAACTGCTTCCCCCATTTCAAGCTTGCGCTTAACTTCAGGGCTTGTTTTTCTTCGCTCAGCCATTATAATAGCATCTCCGATTCCGTGGAGAACCATGCTTGCAGATTTTATTAGACTTAATACCTCATGAATTTCTGGCTCTCTGATGAGCGATTCATATATTTCCGTGCTAACTTGATCTGGGACATAGAAAACCCGGTGTTTGGAATGGGTATTTTTAGACATAATTGAGCTAATTGTATTTGCTTGGTTTTGAACATCTTCACCAATCCCGCCACGTGCAGGAACAAACAGTAATTCCTTCGTTCCAAGTTCTGGTGTTAGTACATCAGCCAAGGCGGCCATAGTTGACCCGCCAGTTACAGCGATAATATTCTTCCCGGTGAGCAGCTTTTTCATGCAAATAGCACAGGCTTTACCTAAATCGTTTTTGACCATTGGCGATTCGTCACTGTCGCCTGGTACAATCACTGCCTGACGAATACCAAGACGGTGTTTTAGTTCTAATTCCAGCACATCTGTACCTTTTAACTCCCTCATAAAGCCCTCTAGATCTTCCAGCAGATTTTTTCCTTCATAAGTCAAACTCATGCCTACATTGTTTATGCAGATTAGATTTTGCTCTTTTAAAAAATCCACTTCACTACGAAGAACTCTTTCTGTATATCCGAGACTGGCTGCTAAACTTCTTCTGCCGACTGGTTGCATAAAACCAATCCGCCGGAGGAGAGAATAACGTTTATGTAATAGCTGTAGGAGGTCAGGTAATAATCTTTTTTGGATATCAATAAATGACTGCATGAGAGCATGCTCCTTCATATTATGTAGTTGGTCGTAAAATGTCCACCATAGACAAATTATGTCCCACTACATGTAAAAAAAATCACCCCTGCTAACAATTAACATTCTAACAGGAGTAAAAAACAATATCAAGCTAAAACTATTCAGATTTTTCTTGTAAACGATTTCTTATGTCTATTTTGTTAATGATGCCAAATGCGACTTCTTCCCCATCGATAACCACAACAGGAATCATGATTCCATACTTTTCGGTTAGCTCATCACTTTCGTTAATATCGATTTCTTCCAAGGTAAAATCAAAGTCCTCTTTTAACTCTAGAATGGAGTCCTTAGCTTTCTCGCATAGCGAACAATTTTTCCTGGTATAGAATGTTATCTTTTTTTGCATTGTTGTTCCTTTCTAATCAAACCTTTTTCGTTTAGAGGATGAGGCGATTCCTAATTGCTCGCGATACTTGGCAATCGTTCTTCTAGAAACAACGAAACCCTCGCTATGCTTTAAGTTCTCAACTATGTCTTGGTCTGATAATGGTTTTTGTTTATTTTCACTTTGGATTAAATTCGCAATCGCATTTTTCACCTGGCTTGATGAGGTATTTTCCGTTGACACTGTTTGAATCGTGCTCGTAAAGAATGATTTTAACGAGTAGGTACCGATTGGTGTTTGCATATATTTTTCCTTGACTGCACGGCTCACGGTTGATTCATGTATATCCAGCTCGCTAGATACTTCTTTCATCGTCATCGGTACCAGGTATTGCGGACCTTTTTGAAAAAAGGCTGTTTGTTTTTCCACGATTTTGGCAACAACTTTTGTTAGTGTTTCCTTCCGCTGTTCAATACTCTTCATAATCCATTGAAAATCCTGAACCTTTTCCTGCAAAAAGCGACTAACCTGACTATCATTCGCAGAAGTTAATTTTTTATAATATTGGTCGTTAAAATTAACCCTCGGCAGGAGATCATCACAGTAACTAACGATGAATCCTTCCTTCGCC from Neobacillus sp. FSL H8-0543 includes:
- the gap gene encoding type I glyceraldehyde-3-phosphate dehydrogenase — translated: MTVKVGINGFGRIGRNVLRAALKGSNVEVVAINDLTDANMLAHLLKYDTVHGTLQEDVKVDGDYLIVGGNKVKVLAERDPAKLGWGELGVEVVVESTGRFTKREDAAKHLEAGAKKVIISAPASNEDITIVMGVNEDQYDAANHHVLSNASCTTNCLAPFAKVLNDNFGIKRGMMTTIHSYTNDQQILDLPHKDYRRARAAAENMIPTSTGAAKAVSLVLPELKGKLNGMAVRVPTPNVSIVDLVAELDKNATAEEINAALKTAAEGPLKGILAYSELPLVSTDYNGSPASSTIDALSTLVLEGNMVKVLSWYDNEVGYSNRVVDLIDYIAKKGL
- a CDS encoding sugar-binding domain-containing protein, yielding MQSFIDIQKRLLPDLLQLLHKRYSLLRRIGFMQPVGRRSLAASLGYTERVLRSEVDFLKEQNLICINNVGMSLTYEGKNLLEDLEGFMRELKGTDVLELELKHRLGIRQAVIVPGDSDESPMVKNDLGKACAICMKKLLTGKNIIAVTGGSTMAALADVLTPELGTKELLFVPARGGIGEDVQNQANTISSIMSKNTHSKHRVFYVPDQVSTEIYESLIREPEIHEVLSLIKSASMVLHGIGDAIIMAERRKTSPEVKRKLEMGEAVGEAFGYYFNEKGDIVHKVSTIGLQREDLIKIPNVIAVAGGSSKVKAIKAYMKQAPESTILITDEGAARKLLKG
- a CDS encoding glutaredoxin family protein, which codes for MQKKITFYTRKNCSLCEKAKDSILELKEDFDFTLEEIDINESDELTEKYGIMIPVVVIDGEEVAFGIINKIDIRNRLQEKSE